Proteins found in one Pirellulales bacterium genomic segment:
- the tssC gene encoding type VI secretion system contractile sheath large subunit: MSAGEQAASSGKAEATSTKAGGLLEAAIAATKQTERNRAEELIKTLTEEALRGTVTWNKNVTRTVNEGIQAIDVVISKQLAAIMHSPEFTKLEGTWRGLHYLVMNTETSAQLKLKVFNCSKRDLFKDLDRAVEFDQSQTFKKLYENEFGQPGGEPYGALIGDYEFTNHPEDVDTLAKMSNVAAAAFCPFIAAATPNLFGMDSFTELANPRDLEKIFMDLEYTKWNSYRDSEDSRFVCLTMPRALARLPYGAATKPVEEFNYEEGELDTRGKPKELKHDEYCWMNASYVMGTKLTDAFAQTGWCTAIRGAENGGKVEGLPAHVFTTDEGDKDLKCPTEIAITDRREAELSKLGFLPLCHYKNTDYAVFFGAQTTQKPKKYDRPNATANAAISARLPYMMATSRIAHYLKVIARDKIGSFMEAKDCQDWLERWIMNYVSADPNPPASVRARYPLREAKIEVKEIPGKPGSYHAVAHLRPWLQMEELTASLRMVANIPQLQK; the protein is encoded by the coding sequence ATGAGCGCCGGCGAACAAGCAGCATCCAGCGGCAAGGCCGAGGCCACGTCGACGAAAGCCGGCGGGTTGCTCGAGGCCGCCATTGCCGCGACCAAGCAGACCGAACGCAATCGCGCCGAGGAGCTGATCAAGACGCTGACCGAGGAAGCGCTGCGCGGAACGGTCACCTGGAACAAGAACGTCACCCGGACGGTGAACGAAGGCATCCAGGCGATCGACGTCGTCATTTCCAAGCAGTTGGCGGCGATCATGCACTCGCCCGAGTTCACCAAGCTCGAGGGGACGTGGCGCGGGCTGCACTACCTGGTGATGAACACCGAGACGAGCGCCCAGCTCAAGTTGAAGGTCTTCAACTGCTCGAAGCGCGATCTGTTCAAGGATCTCGATCGCGCGGTCGAATTCGATCAGAGCCAGACGTTCAAGAAGCTGTACGAGAACGAATTCGGCCAGCCGGGGGGCGAGCCTTACGGCGCGCTGATCGGCGACTACGAGTTCACGAACCATCCGGAAGATGTCGACACGCTGGCCAAGATGTCGAACGTGGCGGCGGCGGCGTTCTGCCCCTTCATCGCGGCCGCGACGCCAAACCTGTTCGGCATGGACAGCTTCACCGAGCTCGCGAATCCGCGCGACTTGGAAAAGATCTTCATGGATCTGGAATACACGAAGTGGAATTCCTACCGCGATTCGGAGGATTCGCGCTTCGTCTGCCTGACGATGCCCAGGGCGCTTGCCCGGCTGCCGTATGGCGCCGCCACGAAGCCGGTCGAAGAGTTCAACTACGAAGAGGGGGAGCTCGACACCAGGGGTAAGCCCAAGGAGCTCAAGCACGACGAATACTGCTGGATGAACGCCTCGTACGTGATGGGCACGAAGCTGACCGACGCCTTTGCGCAAACCGGTTGGTGTACGGCCATTCGCGGTGCGGAGAACGGCGGTAAGGTCGAGGGGCTGCCCGCGCACGTCTTTACGACGGACGAAGGGGACAAGGACCTCAAGTGCCCGACCGAGATCGCGATCACCGATCGTCGCGAAGCGGAGCTCAGCAAGCTCGGGTTCCTGCCGTTGTGCCACTACAAGAACACGGACTACGCGGTGTTCTTCGGCGCTCAGACGACGCAGAAGCCGAAGAAGTACGATCGCCCGAACGCGACGGCGAACGCGGCCATTTCGGCCCGTCTGCCCTACATGATGGCCACGTCGCGGATCGCGCATTACCTGAAGGTGATCGCGCGCGACAAGATCGGCTCGTTCATGGAGGCCAAGGACTGCCAGGATTGGCTGGAGCGCTGGATCATGAACTACGTCAGCGCCGATCCGAACCCGCCGGCCTCGGTGCGGGCGCGCTATCCGCTGCGCGAGGCCAAGATCGAGGTGAAGGAGATTCCGGGCAAGCCGGGCAGCTACCACGCCGTGGCCCATCTGCGCCCCTGGCTGCAGATGGAGGAGTTGACCGCCTCGCTCCGCATGGTGGCCAATATTCCGCAACTGCAGAAGTAA
- the tssC gene encoding type VI secretion system contractile sheath large subunit, whose translation MSAGSSETRRDVTSYREPASPARPAAGAPAAPPRIDLFDLIADPQQQEQAISRLEDFVGERSTAAALSGWFRLIGIPSHVTTVDQLKQLLSRDVARIDGLLNAQVNAILHTPRFQALESSWRMLHYLVEQASNAENVKIKLLNASWDDLARDAERAVDFDQSQIFRKVYGDEFDSPGGEPYGLLIGDYTVRHVPSADHPVDDLNVLSTLSGVAAASFAPFIAGADPALFGLDSFTQLEWPINLPRTFEQLEYIKWRRFRDQEDSRFVGLALPRVLARLPYEDTTSRVDQFTFREDTSRPDRSQYLWGNAAYAFASVVVRAFGESGWLAEIRGVERGVEGGGLVTGLPVQSFDTDKRGVAIKSSTEVIVTDQQENELGDLGFLPLCDCSDTEFAAFYGCPSTQKPKKYDEQAATNNARISSMLQYMLCVSRFAHYVKVIVRDKIGTLAEAADVQNFVHSWLHKYVTPDSEATAEVKAQYPLREAKVEVRERPGKPGAYQSIVHLRPHFQLEDLTSSVRLVTDLSQPKQT comes from the coding sequence ATGAGCGCCGGTTCGAGCGAAACGCGACGCGACGTGACGTCGTACCGCGAGCCCGCCTCCCCGGCTCGTCCGGCGGCGGGCGCTCCGGCTGCGCCCCCGCGGATCGATCTCTTCGACCTGATCGCCGATCCGCAGCAACAAGAGCAGGCCATCAGCCGGCTCGAAGACTTTGTCGGCGAACGTTCGACCGCCGCGGCGCTGTCGGGCTGGTTTCGCCTGATCGGCATTCCCAGTCACGTCACCACGGTCGACCAGTTGAAGCAGTTGCTCAGCCGCGACGTCGCGCGGATCGACGGCCTGCTCAACGCGCAGGTGAACGCCATCTTGCACACGCCCCGTTTTCAGGCGCTCGAGTCGTCTTGGCGGATGCTGCACTACCTGGTCGAGCAGGCGTCGAATGCCGAGAACGTCAAGATCAAGCTGCTCAATGCCAGTTGGGACGATCTCGCCCGCGACGCGGAACGAGCCGTCGATTTCGACCAGAGCCAGATCTTTCGCAAGGTCTACGGCGATGAGTTCGACTCGCCCGGCGGCGAACCGTACGGCCTGCTGATTGGCGATTACACGGTGCGCCACGTGCCCAGTGCCGACCACCCGGTCGATGATCTGAACGTGCTGAGCACGCTGTCGGGCGTGGCGGCAGCCAGCTTCGCCCCCTTCATCGCGGGGGCCGATCCCGCCTTGTTCGGGCTCGACAGCTTCACGCAGCTCGAATGGCCGATCAATCTGCCGCGCACGTTCGAGCAGCTCGAATACATCAAGTGGCGCCGCTTCCGCGATCAGGAGGACTCTCGTTTCGTGGGGCTCGCGCTGCCGCGGGTGCTGGCTCGGTTGCCTTACGAGGACACGACCAGTCGCGTCGATCAGTTCACGTTTCGCGAGGACACGTCCCGTCCCGACCGTAGCCAGTATCTGTGGGGCAACGCGGCGTATGCCTTTGCCTCGGTCGTGGTGCGTGCCTTTGGCGAAAGTGGCTGGCTGGCCGAGATTCGCGGGGTCGAGCGCGGCGTGGAAGGGGGGGGCCTGGTCACGGGGCTGCCGGTGCAGAGCTTCGATACCGACAAACGTGGCGTGGCGATCAAGTCATCGACCGAGGTGATCGTCACCGATCAGCAGGAGAACGAGTTGGGCGATCTCGGCTTTCTGCCGCTATGCGATTGCTCCGACACGGAGTTCGCCGCGTTCTACGGCTGTCCTTCGACGCAAAAGCCGAAGAAATACGACGAGCAGGCGGCAACCAACAATGCCCGCATCTCGTCAATGTTGCAGTACATGCTCTGCGTGTCGCGCTTCGCGCATTATGTGAAGGTGATCGTCCGCGATAAGATTGGCACCCTGGCCGAAGCGGCCGACGTGCAGAACTTTGTCCATAGCTGGCTGCACAAGTACGTCACGCCCGACTCCGAGGCCACCGCCGAGGTGAAAGCGCAGTACCCGCTGCGCGAGGCCAAGGTCGAAGTGCGCGAACGGCCCGGAAAGCCCGGCGCGTACCAGTCGATCGTCCACCTGCGTCCGCATTTCCAACTCGAAGATTTGACCTCCTCGGTGCGACTCGTGACCGATCTGAGCCAGCCGAAACAGACCTGA
- the tssE gene encoding type VI secretion system baseplate subunit TssE translates to MAKIREDQPLMPSVLDRLIDHDPGNQRDAPNSRAQVLRELKQSVRRDLESLLNTRRRCLEWPPVFTELETSLVNYGIPDFTGTTLSRKRQREEFRRTVEKVIRVFEPRFKVVQVEMLDNSEPTDHTLRFRINALLHAEPAPEPVVFDSSLEPISGTYEVKGGGR, encoded by the coding sequence ATGGCCAAGATTCGCGAAGACCAGCCTCTGATGCCCTCGGTGCTCGATCGTCTGATCGATCACGATCCTGGCAACCAGCGCGACGCGCCGAACTCGCGGGCGCAGGTCTTGCGCGAGTTGAAGCAATCGGTGCGACGCGATCTGGAAAGCTTGCTGAATACCCGGCGTCGCTGTCTCGAGTGGCCGCCGGTCTTCACCGAACTGGAAACGTCGTTGGTGAACTACGGCATTCCCGATTTCACCGGCACGACCCTCAGCCGCAAGCGGCAGCGCGAGGAGTTTCGCCGCACGGTCGAAAAAGTCATCCGCGTGTTCGAGCCCCGTTTCAAGGTGGTGCAGGTCGAGATGCTGGACAACTCCGAGCCGACCGATCATACGCTTCGCTTTCGCATCAATGCGCTGTTGCACGCCGAGCCGGCGCCGGAGCCAGTGGTGTTCGATTCGTCCCTCGAGCCGATCAGCGGCACCTACGAAGTGAAGGGGGGCGGCCGATGA